The Ipomoea triloba cultivar NCNSP0323 chromosome 4, ASM357664v1 DNA segment TAAGGAATGAACAACTACAAATTGTTGCAAAGAGAGCTAATGAACAAACATAGAGAGGAGGCGTTGAATCAAGTAGTCAATTTAATCAATATTTTGACAATTTGGGAGAAAATGGAGGTGGTCTTGGAGATATTTAAATCTAAgtatgttttgtttaatttcatATGTATAGGTTTAGCATTTGGCAGGACCACAGGAGTGCATGACAACATAAGATTGAATATCTTTGAGACTTTGAATACATTTGTGTTGACCTGTTGAAGTTTGTTCATGGTTCTGCTTGCTTTCCATCGTCTTCATTTGCAGCTCAGAGTTTTTTCCACTATACTCCTCGATGGCATCTTCCTTGCCAAACCCAAACTCACATATTTTCACACTCAAACCGATCTTTACTCAAACCCCATTACTTTTTCCTTGTCCTCTTCAGAGCACAACTCTGTCATCTAAAGAGTCTGCTCTCTGGTTTATGAATCTTATACCAATCAAGAGAATACCCATTTCAAATCCATGTTGCCAAAACTAGAACTGCCTTTGGATAGCGAACTCTTGACTCCAGAACAGTGTATCACTGTTGTGGCTTCTTTGGCTGATGAGGCGGGCTCAATTGCTGCCTTAAGTTTCTTTCATTGGGCAATTAGATACCCAAAATTTAGGCACTTTATGCGGCTTTACATAGTTTCATCAATGTGTTTGATGAGAAATGGGAATTTTGATAGAGCCCATGAAGTCATACATTGcaggatatttatatagtaatggagattaatggttcagatgtctaccatgcaaGTTTAGATAAtgtttggagttgtggagttataagtattatttagCTTGGTGGAGATGATTTTGGATAATCGAGAGATACCTCGAGAAGTCAGTTTATTCGAAAGATCAGTTCGCGGAACatcgatgtctcgagagataggAATGTTCGAGAGATACATCGAGAGATCAATTCGATCGACAGATGTCTCGATAGTCTTTATGCAAACTTCCAACTCTCGAGAGATGCGAATCTGTGAAGCGTTCTATGACTCGAATGCTGATGTGATATATGTAAGGGTAAGTAACGTACACATGTTTTAGTATCTCTTGTTTTGCAACAAGTATATTGCATTGGGGATATTAAGACTAGAATGTgtttttatcacgtttatcatGCATGGGTACGTAACTTACGTAAACCGGATTATCCTATCCAAAACTGGTTGGAATTTCAAAAATATGGTTGAAGGTGGTTTGCCATCAGCCATAAACTTCCAGTAAACTGCTCCCAACGATtagaattttctctataaattctagGGAGTATTATCTGATGAAAGAAGCCAGTTTTGCATTCTATCAAGTTATTTTACGGTTCAAATCTCTCCTAAAGTTTCTTTTCAAGCAACAAAGaactttgtttcatcttcttgtatcgcataagatttaatcttgaaacctcgttgctttgtgagaggaaagattaaaaacttataggaaagtgatatcacgcATGAAGATCTCTTTTTCGTCTCTGTTATTCCTCATATTCCTCTCTTAAACCAACATTGCATGGTCAAGAATTTTGGTGAGATTGGGATGTTGAAGGAGGCTGTAGATATGGTTTTTGAGATGCGGAACCAACGATTGGTATTTAGTGCGAGGACTTTGAACTGCATTGTAAGTGTAGCTGCTGAAACAGGGTGTATAGAGATTGCTGAGaatgtgtttgatgaaatgtgtGAAAGAGGTCTTTATCcagattctttttgttttgagtCAATGGTTGTTGCTTACTGTAAATTGGGGAGAGCTGTGGATGCAGATAGATGGGTGAGTGCAATGCTGGAAAGGGGTTTTATTGTGGACAATGCGACTTGTACATTAATTATGAGTGTGCTTTGCCAAAAGGGGTTTGTGAACAGAGCATTTTGGATTTTTAATAGGTTAATTGAACTAGGCTTGACTCCAAACTTgataaattttacttgtttgataaATGGGTTGTCTAAGTGTGGCAGTGTTAAACAAACGTTTGAGCTGTTAGAGGAAATGGTAGGGAAGGGTTGGAAACCCAATGTGTTTACTCATACAGCACTAATTGATGGTCTTTGTAAGAAGGGTTGGACAGAAAAGGCATTTAGGCTTTTCTTGAAACTTGTGAGGAGCGATAGTTACAAGCCAAACGTGCATACATATACAGTGATGATCACTGGATATTGCAAGGAGGAAAAATTGAACCGTGCAGAGATGCTTCTGAGTAGAATGCAGGAACAAGGCTTGGTCCCTAATGCTCAAACATATACTTCTCTCATTGATGGGTACTGCAAAGTGGGTAATTTTACTCGTGCTTATGAGTTGATGGAAGTAATGAAGAAAGATGATTTGTTGCTTAGCATTAGTACATATAATTCAGTAATTGATGGACTCTGTAAAAAAGGAGAGGCTCGAGAagcatataaattattaaagaaaggACTGGAAACTGGGCTATCTGTAGATTTAGTTACATATACCATTCTCATATCGGACTGTTGTAAACACGCTGACAGTAGGCTAGCTTTTGCACTTTGGTGTAAGATGGTAAAGTTTGGTATCAACCCTGACATTCATACATACACCACGCTAATTGTGGCACAATCCAGGAAAGGTTTGGTTCCAACAAAGGAAACTTTCACGTCCATGATATCTGGATACTTTAGAGACAAAAATATCAGTTCTGCTATGAAGTTCTTCCAGAGCATGGGAGAATATGGCTGTGCACCTGATTGCGTTACTTATGGTGCTCTGGTTAGTGGTCTTTGCAAGGAGTCTATGTTGGATGAGGGCTAGAAAACATTATGACACAATGATGGATAAAGGAATTTCCCCTTGTGAAGTCACACGGTTAACAATAGCTTATGAGTTTTGCAAGAAGGAAGAGCCTTCCACTGCAATCGCCCTATTCGATAGATTAGACAAAAGGTTATGGACTCGTACAGTTGATACATTGATCAGAAAGCTTTGCAGTGAAATGAAGGTTGACATGGCAGAGTTGTTTTTCCATAAATTGTTAGATAAATGCCAAATTGTGGATAAAATAACTCTTACAGCGTTTATGACTGCATGTTATGATAGCCAAAACTATGCCCTTGTTTCCAATGTAAACAAAAGGATTACAAAAGATAATCTTTGCTCTTCTGTTTTGCATTCCCACTCAGCTTGACACATTCCATGGAAATAATTCTTTCTCCTCTGGGAAGAAATGAAATTGGCGGGTCAGAGAAACAAGGAATTCAATTACAAGGGTCCGGTCCCTTTCATAAGCATATAGAACGACATATGACTAAAATTTTGGTAagagtttttaattatttttttgtacatAATTACCATCAAATCATTTATTTCTACCATTGTGAAGATTTTATGCTTTGCAGGGTTCTCTCAGATGTTGTTTGGAGGTTTAAATGACAATTATTCTCAACAGTTAGTTCTATAATCATTGGAATCCCATGAGCGTGGCCGCAGGGAAAGAGAACGGACACTGAGGCTTTGCACTcaattcaagatttcaagtgACACCATCAACCTTGATGCACCAGCCTCATGAACACTAGTCATTTGGTCTGCTAAGGAAAATAGCATCTTTATTTCGgtgtactttctcaacctattgaaacacaaagagtaacagttacctccactgaggctcgaacccactcccatcatccatgtgggagtgttaactgggacaccggatgccactagaccacaaggtcttggcttATTTCGGTGTACTTGCTTGATAAAACAAATGGAGTACTGTACCTTGCAGCATCGTGTCTGGTAAGCAAGCATGCTATACCTGAAACATGGTATGGAAGACCATGGACATGTGGGGCCAGTCAACCTCTTAGCACATATTTTTTGTAGTTTTGAGAACTGAAACTGCTGAAAAATACATGCTTCTTTGTTATTTCTTTTGGCTGTGCGTCATTGCTGAGATAGCTTGGTGCCATTGTTGATGTCAATGGACCCAAGGCAATGAGTACAATCGGGatttacacaaattttttttgtgtaattactCTATTTTGATGTATATGGAATGCACATGCATGCCCATTCTTGGTATTGTTGCTCTAGAGCTTTTGGTTGCCCACTTGCCCCTAGGCTTTGTACCAGATTTCCCATATTTTAATGAAGTTGAGTTCACCTTAAAACAAACAAGTCTTTGTCCTTCATTaagtttttcatattttataaataggTTATAGGTGTATACTTGACTTTTCCCAGCTTACATTACACTAACAAACCTCAAGCAATAACAGAGCCAGCCATGGCAAGTGAAGAGCAGAAGATGGATGAGTTAGCTAACAAAGTAGAAAACAATGTTCATCTCCAAGAATCCCCAGATCTCCCACAAGaaatcatccttgatattctcCTGAGGTTGTCGGTCAAGTCACTCCTACGATTCAGGTGCGTTTCCAAATGCTGGCTTTCTTTGATCTACAGTCCTCAATTCATCAAAACCCATCTCGAGTTTTCAAAGAAATTTGGGCCCAAACGGCTTGCTCTCATGGCCACCCGGTTTGGTCAACCCGAGATCTCTTCTACTTACTCCATAGTTTGTGAAAATTCTTGTATTGTCAGAGTAGTTGAGCTCAACCACTTTCAGAAAACTGCTGATATACCTTTGCTCTGCATTCTGGGTTCCTGCAACGGATTGCTGTGTCTGTTGACCTCGTATAAACTCTTGATCTGGAACCCGTCCACGAGACAAACAAGCATAATAGATGACCCGGTTTATGAATTTAAAGATGTTGGGTATGTAAGATATGGATTTGGGTACGATGAGTCCCATGACGATTATAAACTGGTGAAGATATTCGGTTCCCCGCCTCCTATTGATGATCCCGACGGCATGTTTGAAAACACCATTATGGTTTGATGTGAACCTTGTCTCGACGATACGGTGCATTTCCTGCAGCTGGAGAAGTACGGGGTCAACTGGCTACGCAGAAATCAGGGGATCGTGCTGTTCCTTCCTCTAGTGCTCCTGATCAATCTCGTCCTCTGACTCCTCATCCTCGGACTCCTCCTCAGTGCTGTCGTCTTCCCCATCGTTGCCTACTTGCTCTACCTCCTGAGGTATGACCAAACCCCTCAGCCTCTTGTGGGGAATGTGATAGCGGTCTATAAGCGCTCTCCTTTCGTCTGGTGGCATCTTGCTCAACTCTTGGGCGGTGATGTACTCATTCCCGTCTACCCGGAATAGACCAAAGTGCTGCAGATTCGGAGCATTGAAAACACCGTGAACTGGCTGCTTAGCTAACTCCGCAGTCACGTTCACCCTCTTTTTCTGAAAAAATCCAACTCAAAATCATCCCATACGGCCGATTGCGGCGCTTAACTGTCTTGCAAAACTCCATATGTGAAATCATCAAACTGGGCAGGTTGAACTTCACCCTATGCTTCAAGAAGTAAGCAAAGGTGCACTCTAAACCCGCCACTTCCTTGCTATTGTTCTTGTTAGGCAGCAAACTCTCCCTTACGAGCATGGTCAAAATCCTTTGCTCTCCCGTCAGATCATACTTAATAGGCCTGGCATCCAAGGTGATGCCCTCCTCACGCCCCAACATATACTGCAAGTAATCACGAAATCCTACCTCTGGGGTCTCAATCCAATAATGCCTATCATACTGACATACACCTCCTAATGGGAACTTGAATAACTTACCAAGCTTAGGTGGGTCAAGGGAAATCTTCACACCCTTCACAATTGTTGTGAGCACAGGTACCTAGTCAACCTTTTTAACCCGCATATTCTGATAAAACTCATTAACTAGATTGGGGTAGACTACATTCTCAATGAGCAAGAATTGCTccaacaagccttgaaaatttAACATGTCAACAAGCTCGGGCGAGAAATGTAGAGGGTTGAGAGCTTTATCATCGAGGACTGAATACCAGATGTTTTCTTGGCCATCTCCCATCTTGTTTGGACTTCCTCTTACTGTCGGTTCGGAGCTTACTAGGCTGCTCGTGTAGTGCACCAAAAATGGAGGAGACGTGCACAGTACTCTCTCGGCCGAACGATGTGCTACGCTTGCTGCTCTTCCGGATCGACTTCACGGAGCTCTGGAAAGCTGTGACACTGCTACTGGAAAGAAGAAGACGGAAGAAAAAGAGGTCCGGTAGATCAAAGGAAAATGTAGGGTTTTTAATCTGGGTGGAAAAGGGAAATACGACATTGCCCTTCTTACTAGCGGAACGCCTTAGCGGATTCACCCTCACTGTCGCTCTGCTGCACGTGCTCGTGCGGAACACCTCCACGGACCAACCCATACCGCTTCTCCCTCCCGCAAGGCTACGCGGAAATGCCCCAAGGCGCGACCAGCTCCGCGCCTCTTTTCTGCACTACCAAATCTACCTTGGTTTAGAACAAAAATCGAGTCTTGCAACCTAAGACCAATAAGTCAACGTGGCTGGATGGTCCGGTCTCTTACTGCTTCTGTTTTGTCGTGAGTTCGAGCCCCTCCCACGCATACTTGGTGTTTATCTTCCTTGACTAACTGAAATTCCTACGCAACTCGTATAACTCACTTAAAGGTTCAACAACTAAAAGAGATCAAAACTATCCCTCCCGCACGACATGCCTATATGCAATGCAACTAGAGATTAAACTCGAGGGTTACCTTCATTCACCCCACTAGCTTCAGCCTGAGTTCGGCCCATCACGAAGATCTTCCTTTGCTGTGGCCCAGACTGTGGTCCACGACCACCTCCCGGCTTGCTCCCGCTCTTGCCATCGGTCTCTTTCGGGGGTCGGGTCGAAGTCTGCACCCCTGGGATCCTCCTTTCCCAGACACACACTCGAAAGCCCTATGACCTCGCTGACCGTAACTGAAACACTCAACCAAGTGCCCTTCACAGTTCCTCCCTAGATGATCTCTCCCACACCTCCTGCAATGAAAGTGCCGCTCTCGGACTCCGTCACTCCTAGGCCCTTGCCCCAAGCCAGGGCGGGATGTGCCTCCACTGTTGGCACCACTCCTCTGAAAGCTTCCTCCCGAGCCGGAGCCGCCAAGCCTATGCCTCTTGGAGTTGGACGCACTACCCTCCCCGGGCCTCTTAGAACGGTCCTGCGCTTCCCGCTGGATGGTCAGCACTCGATAGTGATCTACCGCACTGCTGTAGGCCTCGCTCAACGTTTGGAATTTGAACACAACCAACGCCATACGAGTGTCCAAGTCCAACCCGGCTACAAACCTCTCGATCTTACTTTCTTCCGTCGGGGCCAAAGCTGGGGCGAAATGAGCCAACTCCAGAAAACGCTTATGGTACTCCTGCACAGACCGGGAACCCTGCGTGAGGCGCAAGAACTCCTCCTGCATAGCCGCCTTCACATGCGCAGGATAGAAACGAGTGCGCATCCTATCCTTGAAGGTCTCCCAGCCGAAGTTAGGTTCCTGTCGGATCGTTGGGCCCTCATGAACCCACCAAAGATCGGCTTCCAGCTGCAAGTAGAAAATGGCCATCTCGACGCGCTGTCCTTCCGGGCACTCCACCACCTCCAGGATCTTGTCGAAGGAACGGATCCACTCCTCGAGCACCACCGGGTCTTCCTGCCCTGTGTAGAATGGTGGATGCTACCCTGCCACGTTCCGGACTAAGTTTGGTTGCTCACGCTGATGGTTCTGAAACATCGCGTTCCCGAGGAATTGAGAGATATGCGTCAGCTGCTGGAGGTTCTGCATCAGCTGCTCACCGAACGGAATATCAGGAACATCCTCGCGTCTTCGGGGTGGCACCATGACTGCTACGAAGGGAAGATAAGCTACGAAAAGACATGTGGCGCTGCGGTCGGCATTCCCAATTCGCGCAATTCAGAAGTGAGAACACACCCacaacaaacaagcaaacaaGCAAAGCAGATACAAGCAAGATATAAACGATTAAAACGAGTCCTCATCGCGAGTCCTAGTTCTCACACAGTCCTAGAGTCATGTTTCCTTAACTTCTACTgttcaagtcctagagtctcaagtgttcaaccctaggattcctactttagacctcaacacaggctctgataccaactgtgacaccctgACTTTCTTTTCGTTGAGATAGGTATAACTTAAACATAAACGCTATAGATCTCATAAACTAATCATAAACATAGCAGAAGCATATATAAAACCTtaagggtgtcatgccacacctAGGTACAATCCATCCTAGGCGCACAGGCTaaaatccataaacatcaatccAAAAAGGTAAAGGCAAAGGTAAATGTCAATACATAATCCATCACTAGGGCACGCAGGCCCAAAAGTCTAATACAGAAACTAGTCTAAGCATAGCAAAGGGAGACTAGCTCTATCGCGCTCTCAGCTCAGACTATGGCATACCTAGAAAACAGTTTAGAAAACagttagcaaaagaatgctaagcaaccaatcactcacactcgtgagaagcTACGTAATATAATAGAGTTTGTAAATAGATTTACAcacccgtatagaatatacgcaccaacgaactgttctttatgTAAATCAGAGACTCAGCAACGATAAGCTGAataaatcacaaaccaagactcttcCAATGAAACCAACATCCAATACGAATACccaagacaacaagtctatcAACAAGGTACCAACTGAATCATAATTCCAACAGAATACTCACAAAAGAACCAACTAAACCGCAATACCAAGgaacaagataccaactgagatACAACTCAACCAAGTAACCCCAAAGAAACCAATCGAACCACAATACCCATCATCAAACCAACCACCATATCCATATcacaacacagaggcaaatggagCCCATTATCACAAAGGCAAAGGcccaacacagaggcaaatgacgCCCATTAGCACAGAGGCGAAAGcccaacacagaggcaaatgatgcccgttaccacagaggcaaataatgcccataCCATTCCTTTCAAAACACCATACACAAACACCATAATTCAACCAATTAAATCCCAAGGTTACCAAagattcaacaaaataagaaaTGCTCATAAAGACTCAAGATCTCCCACATACCAACTCAGATTCACCCACAAGAATCACTCaccaacagtgttcatctcataaTATGAACATAGTGCATACTCAGGATAATAATCAAGGAATAAACTAATGATACCAACTCAAGAGATCAAGATAAATGTCCAAAGATcgtgaataaatactcaagaatcaaggtGAAATACTCAACAAGATGCTCAATACACATTCCAGAATCAAAAGGAATCAAACAGAGTTCAGAGACCTCAAAACAGACACTAGATCAGAATATCATTTGAACTAGCGGAACATAGCGATGGAACAACCTGGCCCGCTAGACTGCACTGCAAGAATACACGGAAAAGGTTCACGGTACACACCTCTCCGCCACACCTTTCCGTCCTTACACTTGCGGAACACAttggcgggacacattataccgccaaTGTGCACCGTAAGTGCACTCCAACTCACAGATTCTAGAATCGGAACAAAACACACGATGAATCATCCCAGAATACAAATCATGCTCAGAATACACATattacacatctcagaagcAAATAAaccatggaatccataacaagaattaCCCATACACATCTAAACACAAAGGAtcatgaacacaagtccaataatccacaaATATAGGTTCACAGACCATCAAACAAAGCTATAACCCCAAGAAATTTAcaggattccaacaccaaatcatatatatagatcatgagtgaaaataggtttagtgagacatggatAGTTACCTCTTGGAGCTCTTCTCAACCAAGCaatcctcaaaacacctcacaaagcaccacctccttcttgatcatctttttcccaagaaagatccccaaaagaatgTAATGAGAACTTATAAAAGACTATGAAAACATGATGAGAAATGATGTCTTCCTAAGGAGAAATACTTACCCAAGTGCTATAGACcttaaaagagcaatcttgacttgaaatcttgaaggatGAAGTGTAGTATATGCTTAGGGTTCTTAGAGGTGAAAGAGTAGGAAGAAATGTATTTTGCAGGAAAAGGAAAGAGCTAGGGGTTGTAAGTACAAGACTTTTTATATGACTAGGGAAAATGATTACATACacaatatatgtatcatattaggGTATTAAAATAAGACATGGGTTTATTTGTAAGAAATAGGTCATCCATAcccaatattaatttaatgaatataaatatggtCCTTCCAATGATTGGgccattatataattaatatacttgTAAGGAATAGAAAGGATCCAATTAAAGAAtatcccttacaaaattaattcaaGGAAATTGGGCCTtggattaaataaataattccggATGGGAAATATATTTATCTATGAAAAGGTcggagcccaattaaattaaattaattacacggTATAATTAATTACCGGGTTTTAAGGCTTGAATTAAATACGGGTTATTACAATATCAAACAAACATTAAACATGTatag contains these protein-coding regions:
- the LOC116016017 gene encoding putative F-box protein At3g16210; the protein is MASEEQKMDELANKVENNVHLQESPDLPQEIILDILLRLSVKSLLRFRCVSKCWLSLIYSPQFIKTHLEFSKKFGPKRLALMATRFGQPEISSTYSIVCENSCIVRVVELNHFQKTADIPLLCILGSCNGLLCLLTSYKLLIWNPSTRQTSIIDDPVYEFKDVGYVRYGFGYDESHDDYKLVKIFGSPPPIDDPDGMFENTIMV